From Cecembia calidifontis, one genomic window encodes:
- a CDS encoding HlyD family secretion protein encodes MIDISKNKIGGKASFEDYKSLGMSYPKNESRKRIQILIWFLVGAFLFLFLPWTQNIRSKGFVTALRPEQRPQTVHSIIAGRIEKWYVGEGDYVQKGDTVLLVSEIKDDYFDPQLLERTKLQVDAKMMAAKSYSEKVKSLEIQIGALRENNKLRREQAENRLQMAMLEVTSDSIKFEQAKVNFKIGEEQLGRAEKLYKEGLRSLTDFEQRQLRFQEVQANLIAAENKLLQSINARIAAQIELNAIDNDFRDRMAKATADMYESMSAQFDAEATATKLENQYANYEVRTGYRYILAPQDGYITRAIQVGIGETIKEGAEIISILPGNAQLAVEMFVEPVDFPLIRLGNKVRFIFDGWPAIVFSGWPQITNGTFGGVVHAIDNFAGPDGKYRILVVEDPEDKPWPDKLRIGSGADGIALLNDVPLWYELWRQLNGFPPDYYTSREKAENSKKK; translated from the coding sequence ATGATAGATATTTCAAAAAATAAAATCGGGGGCAAAGCTTCCTTTGAGGATTACAAAAGTTTGGGGATGAGCTATCCCAAAAATGAAAGCAGGAAGCGTATTCAGATACTTATCTGGTTTTTGGTCGGTGCATTCTTGTTTTTGTTCTTGCCTTGGACCCAGAATATCAGGTCAAAAGGTTTTGTAACTGCCCTTAGGCCAGAGCAGCGGCCTCAAACGGTACATTCCATCATTGCTGGTAGAATTGAGAAATGGTATGTGGGAGAAGGTGATTATGTACAGAAGGGTGATACTGTTTTGCTTGTATCTGAAATCAAGGATGATTATTTCGATCCACAGCTTTTGGAAAGGACGAAACTTCAGGTTGACGCCAAAATGATGGCAGCCAAGTCCTATTCTGAAAAAGTAAAATCACTGGAAATACAAATTGGGGCCTTAAGGGAAAATAACAAACTCAGAAGGGAACAGGCTGAAAACCGTCTCCAAATGGCGATGCTCGAGGTAACTTCTGACAGTATCAAGTTTGAACAGGCCAAAGTCAATTTTAAAATAGGAGAGGAGCAGCTCGGCCGAGCAGAGAAGCTTTATAAAGAAGGGTTACGTTCCTTGACGGACTTTGAGCAAAGGCAACTGAGATTCCAGGAGGTGCAGGCCAATTTGATTGCTGCAGAAAATAAACTCCTACAAAGCATCAATGCCCGTATTGCTGCCCAAATTGAACTGAATGCCATCGATAATGATTTCAGGGATAGAATGGCAAAAGCCACTGCGGACATGTACGAATCCATGTCTGCTCAGTTTGATGCCGAAGCTACAGCTACGAAGCTCGAAAATCAGTACGCCAATTATGAAGTTAGAACAGGTTATAGGTATATTCTTGCTCCGCAGGACGGTTACATCACACGGGCTATCCAGGTCGGTATAGGTGAGACCATTAAGGAAGGAGCAGAAATCATCAGTATTCTTCCAGGAAATGCACAACTTGCTGTTGAGATGTTTGTAGAACCTGTTGATTTCCCATTGATCAGACTAGGAAATAAGGTAAGGTTTATTTTTGATGGTTGGCCTGCAATTGTGTTCTCGGGTTGGCCGCAAATCACCAATGGTACCTTTGGAGGCGTGGTACATGCCATAGATAATTTTGCTGGTCCTGATGGGAAATACAGGATTTTGGTGGTGGAAGATCCAGAGGACAAACCTTGGCCGGACAAGTTAAGAATTGGTTCCGGAGCGGACGGTATAGCGCTTCTCAATGATGTGCCTCTTTGGTATGAATTATGGCGACAACTTAACGGATTCCCACCTGATTACTATACTTCCAGGGAAAAGGCTGAAAACAGTAAGAAAAAATAA
- a CDS encoding peptidase domain-containing ABC transporter, whose product MKIDVALTPLRRFFKLLEEEKKEVYAIYFYSFLNGGVSLIYPLGIQAIVNFVLGGRVSTAWLIMVLVVAIGITFGGFLQISQLYLTEKLEQRVFTKSAFSFAYRLPRLKLDELQGKYTPELVNRFFDAVNLQKGMSKILIDFSFATVQIFFGMILLALYNVFFLIFSVILLALVVLIFYYTSPKGMETNLKVSTQKYKTAYWLEEIGRTMATFKLAGNSKLPFYTIDKLLESYVDYRNKHFAVLVLQYKVMIVFKALIVTVLLIVGSVLLINDQISIGQFIAAEVVIILMVSSVEKVILSLDSVYDTLTATEKMGQIMDLPMERQEGTEKSLTTNKQSLEFEIRDLSFKSKDTSFEILKDVSFHLKPGEKVILTGKSGSGKSTLMYLMAGLYSDYRGRIIVNGLPIDTMNLDRLRSYIGDSLSHQSIFHGSIYDNITLKKDVGDKHVRDIIELVGLKEYIYQLTEDWDTVLMPEGKNLSKSVISKIILARCLVNFPKALLLEDVISSFGDEEKERYINYLLNGNWTLLMVSEDPETIKKFPRVIELDEGRVVFDGSSEVYLKSKKN is encoded by the coding sequence ATGAAAATTGACGTCGCACTCACACCTTTACGAAGGTTTTTCAAACTCCTTGAAGAAGAAAAGAAGGAGGTATATGCCATATACTTCTACTCTTTTCTAAACGGTGGGGTATCCCTGATTTACCCGCTTGGTATTCAGGCTATTGTAAACTTTGTCCTTGGTGGCAGGGTCAGTACTGCATGGTTGATCATGGTCTTGGTGGTGGCTATCGGTATTACTTTCGGAGGATTTCTTCAAATTTCCCAATTGTACCTTACAGAGAAACTGGAACAAAGGGTTTTTACAAAATCTGCTTTTAGTTTTGCCTATAGGCTGCCAAGGTTAAAGCTGGATGAGCTTCAAGGAAAATATACCCCTGAATTGGTCAACAGGTTTTTTGATGCAGTCAACCTTCAGAAGGGGATGTCAAAAATTTTGATTGACTTTTCATTTGCCACAGTGCAGATTTTCTTTGGGATGATCCTATTGGCATTGTACAATGTTTTCTTCTTGATATTCAGTGTGATCCTTTTAGCATTAGTAGTCTTGATTTTTTACTACACCAGCCCGAAGGGTATGGAGACCAATTTGAAGGTTTCAACACAAAAGTATAAAACAGCGTATTGGCTTGAGGAAATCGGCAGGACCATGGCGACTTTCAAACTGGCAGGTAATTCCAAATTGCCTTTCTATACCATTGATAAATTGCTTGAATCCTATGTGGATTACAGGAATAAGCATTTTGCTGTTCTTGTTCTTCAATACAAGGTGATGATCGTATTCAAAGCTTTGATTGTTACTGTCCTTCTTATAGTAGGAAGTGTGCTTCTTATCAACGATCAGATCAGCATTGGACAGTTTATTGCTGCTGAGGTGGTGATTATTTTGATGGTGAGCTCTGTGGAAAAGGTAATCCTGTCTTTGGACTCAGTATATGATACCTTGACTGCAACTGAAAAGATGGGACAGATCATGGATCTTCCTATGGAAAGGCAGGAAGGGACAGAAAAATCCCTTACTACCAATAAACAGAGCTTGGAGTTTGAGATAAGAGACCTTTCTTTCAAGTCAAAAGATACCAGTTTTGAAATTTTAAAGGATGTTTCTTTCCATCTCAAACCTGGAGAGAAAGTAATTTTGACTGGCAAAAGCGGAAGTGGAAAGAGTACTCTCATGTACCTGATGGCCGGCTTGTACTCCGATTATAGGGGAAGGATAATTGTCAACGGCCTGCCAATAGATACTATGAATCTGGACAGGCTAAGAAGCTATATTGGGGATAGCCTTTCCCATCAGTCCATTTTCCATGGTTCAATCTATGATAATATTACATTAAAAAAGGATGTAGGGGACAAGCATGTCAGGGATATCATCGAGCTGGTAGGATTGAAGGAATATATTTATCAGCTGACAGAAGACTGGGATACCGTCCTGATGCCAGAAGGCAAAAATTTGAGCAAATCCGTGATAAGCAAAATTATTCTAGCGAGATGTTTGGTCAATTTCCCAAAGGCTTTGTTGCTGGAAGATGTAATCTCTTCTTTTGGTGATGAGGAGAAGGAAAGGTATATCAATTACTTGTTAAACGGAAACTGGACTTTGTTAATGGTTTCTGAAGATCCCGAGACCATTAAAAAATTCCCAAGAGTCATTGAATTAGATGAAGGCAGGGTTGTTTTTGATGGTAGCAGTGAAGTCTATTTGAAAAGTAAAAAGAATTAA
- a CDS encoding TetR/AcrR family transcriptional regulator — MESILQKTRVDVNEDIFLKDPFSSDLGKEIITNSIEMMIELGFENFTFKKLSTKIGCTESAVYRYFENKHKLLLYLTSWYWGYLQQNFIFGTANMDDARKKLEIAIRILVQGPIFTQNDFIDPLALRRLLTDEATKAIMTKDVDEEYQKGFFNHYHKLGERIANIILEINPRFQYPKTLVSTVMESSLMQSFYSRHLPGLTEYQPGDEKRIDFFNQLVFKTIEDEN, encoded by the coding sequence ATGGAAAGTATCTTACAAAAAACCAGGGTAGATGTCAATGAGGATATATTCCTCAAAGACCCTTTTAGTTCCGATTTGGGTAAGGAAATCATCACCAATAGCATTGAAATGATGATAGAATTGGGGTTTGAGAATTTCACTTTCAAAAAGCTTTCTACTAAAATCGGTTGTACAGAATCTGCTGTCTACAGGTATTTTGAGAATAAGCATAAATTACTGTTGTATCTTACTTCCTGGTATTGGGGCTACCTTCAACAGAATTTTATTTTTGGAACGGCTAACATGGACGATGCCAGGAAGAAGCTTGAAATAGCGATCAGAATCCTTGTTCAAGGTCCGATTTTTACCCAAAATGATTTCATTGATCCTTTGGCCCTTAGAAGATTATTAACGGATGAAGCCACCAAGGCCATTATGACAAAGGATGTAGATGAGGAATACCAAAAGGGCTTTTTCAACCATTACCATAAACTCGGAGAAAGAATTGCCAATATAATTCTCGAAATCAATCCTAGATTTCAATATCCCAAAACCTTGGTTTCAACAGTCATGGAGTCCAGCCTGATGCAGTCATTTTATTCAAGGCATTTACCAGGTTTGACAGAATACCAACCGGGAGATGAAAAAAGAATTGATTTTTTCAACCAATTAGTTTTCAAAACCATAGAAGATGAAAATTGA
- a CDS encoding M28 family metallopeptidase, whose protein sequence is MKKLSLRKISVILTCAGFTLACSEKDKEVYQIQISDFEPHVIALSSDEFMGRMPFTEGETLTLNYLEEEFKKLGLQPGNGESYFQDVPMMSITTRPASQMNIRAKGAEVNLKGFDDYVIWTQRTDPQVSFEDAEIIFAGYGIVAPEYGWNDYENLDVEGKIVMVMVNDPGFGSTDQGLFRGNTMTYYGRWTYKFEEAARQGALGTLIIHDTEPAGYGFHVVQNGWNSSKLYLDSRGVDKYRPVFEGWVTLPTAKQLFGLAGLNAEEMMNSAKSKGFKPVPLGLKASSQMEVDVKYAMSKNAIAMVEGTKKPNEYLIYSAHWDHLGIGKPDADGDSIYNGALDNASGIAALMALGKAFMENRPERSVVLLAVTAEEQGLWGSAYYAENPVFPKEKTIANINIDGVNHIGKMKDVSVIGVGQSDLEDLLEDELQKVGRYSAPEPTPSAGYYYRSDHFNFAKIGIPALYFGTGIDHVEKGKEYGMQRQKEFTLNQYHKPSDEYVPGEWDLEAAIDEIQLYYSIGRRLVNQDVWPKWKDGSEFKAIREAYMKK, encoded by the coding sequence ATGAAAAAATTAAGTCTAAGGAAAATTTCAGTCATCCTGACATGCGCTGGTTTTACGTTGGCCTGCTCAGAAAAAGACAAGGAAGTTTATCAAATTCAGATTTCGGATTTTGAGCCCCATGTCATTGCCCTTTCTTCAGATGAATTTATGGGGAGAATGCCCTTTACAGAAGGAGAAACTTTGACACTAAACTATCTGGAAGAGGAATTCAAAAAATTAGGACTGCAACCGGGAAATGGTGAAAGCTATTTTCAGGACGTGCCCATGATGTCCATAACTACCAGACCGGCTTCTCAAATGAATATAAGAGCAAAGGGGGCTGAGGTAAATTTGAAAGGCTTTGATGATTATGTGATCTGGACTCAGCGAACAGATCCACAGGTTAGCTTTGAGGATGCCGAAATCATATTTGCAGGTTATGGAATCGTCGCTCCGGAATACGGCTGGAATGATTATGAAAACTTGGATGTCGAAGGTAAAATCGTAATGGTCATGGTCAATGATCCTGGCTTTGGAAGTACTGACCAAGGACTCTTTAGAGGAAATACCATGACTTATTATGGTAGATGGACTTATAAGTTTGAAGAAGCCGCGAGGCAGGGAGCTCTTGGCACTTTGATCATCCATGATACCGAGCCTGCGGGTTATGGATTCCATGTGGTTCAAAATGGCTGGAATTCCAGTAAATTATATTTGGATTCCAGAGGGGTTGACAAATACAGGCCTGTTTTTGAAGGTTGGGTTACACTGCCCACCGCCAAGCAGCTTTTTGGACTTGCTGGTTTGAATGCCGAAGAAATGATGAATTCCGCAAAATCCAAAGGGTTTAAGCCAGTTCCTTTAGGCCTGAAAGCGAGTAGCCAAATGGAAGTCGATGTGAAGTATGCCATGTCCAAAAATGCCATCGCCATGGTGGAGGGGACGAAGAAACCCAATGAATATCTTATCTATTCCGCCCATTGGGACCATTTGGGAATAGGAAAGCCTGATGCCGATGGGGATAGTATATATAACGGGGCATTGGATAATGCCAGTGGTATTGCAGCCCTGATGGCTTTGGGTAAAGCATTTATGGAAAACAGACCTGAAAGATCGGTAGTGTTATTGGCAGTAACGGCGGAGGAACAAGGTCTTTGGGGGTCTGCCTATTATGCAGAAAACCCAGTTTTTCCCAAAGAAAAAACCATTGCCAACATCAATATTGATGGTGTGAACCATATCGGGAAAATGAAGGATGTCTCCGTGATTGGTGTTGGTCAATCTGATTTAGAAGATTTGTTAGAGGATGAACTTCAAAAAGTAGGGAGATACAGTGCCCCTGAACCCACCCCTTCTGCAGGATATTATTATAGATCTGATCATTTTAATTTTGCCAAAATAGGAATTCCTGCTTTGTATTTCGGTACAGGTATTGACCACGTTGAAAAAGGCAAAGAGTACGGAATGCAAAGACAAAAGGAATTTACCCTTAACCAATACCATAAGCCATCCGATGAATATGTGCCCGGAGAATGGGATTTGGAAGCTGCAATCGATGAAATCCAGTTATATTATTCCATCGGTAGAAGGTTGGTCAACCAAGATGTTTGGCCCAAATGGAAAGATGGTTCTGAATTCAAAGCCATAAGGGAAGCTTATATGAAGAAATAA
- a CDS encoding IS1380 family transposase, with amino-acid sequence MKITNSTEKITPFGGFNFVFNSFKNSGLPELIDNQLGVRALRGGFSYSDIFANHMAIFFNGGDCTEDINVHLRDALEQVPSFSVCSADTILRGIKELAVDTELFINPSSGVSHEFNINGKLNSLLLKSACKTGLLKSGVAYDLDYDNTVIPTEKYDSKKTYKHVYGYQPGVASIAHPEFSQAIPVYVEGRNGNSQAKYLQADTLTRMFGQLTNENIRIGRFRADSASYQEEVLRTLEAHTESFYIRANRCAKLDNILGSIAPEKWQKIRLGVQEMEVTDLSDYKPFGKDRSYRLVITRIRRKDGQADVFSGDAFTYRAILTNEHTSSNEAVVRFYNARGASERLFDVLNNDFGWSKLPCSFLAENTSFMLMTAMYANFYTYIIGEYSRKVDWLKPTDRLKKFIFRFITVSAKWIRTGRREVLKLFTSKDYKPILN; translated from the coding sequence ATGAAAATTACGAATTCGACAGAAAAAATCACACCTTTCGGAGGTTTTAATTTTGTTTTTAACTCTTTCAAAAATTCTGGTCTCCCAGAACTCATTGATAATCAATTGGGGGTTAGAGCCTTAAGGGGAGGGTTTTCATACAGTGACATTTTCGCCAATCATATGGCTATTTTCTTTAATGGTGGCGACTGTACTGAAGATATCAATGTTCACTTGAGAGACGCACTTGAACAGGTCCCTTCATTTTCAGTATGCAGTGCCGATACAATTCTGAGAGGTATCAAAGAGCTTGCTGTTGATACAGAACTCTTTATAAATCCGTCCAGTGGAGTAAGCCATGAATTTAATATCAATGGAAAACTCAACAGCTTGTTGTTAAAATCAGCTTGTAAGACCGGATTACTCAAGTCAGGTGTTGCTTACGACCTCGATTATGACAACACCGTCATTCCAACTGAAAAGTACGATTCAAAAAAGACATATAAACACGTCTATGGATATCAGCCAGGTGTAGCTTCCATAGCACATCCTGAATTTTCACAGGCCATTCCTGTGTACGTAGAGGGCAGAAATGGCAACAGTCAGGCCAAATATTTGCAGGCTGATACACTTACACGCATGTTTGGGCAGCTTACCAATGAAAATATCCGTATCGGAAGGTTCAGAGCCGATTCAGCATCCTATCAGGAAGAAGTTCTCCGCACACTGGAAGCACATACCGAAAGCTTTTATATACGGGCAAACAGATGTGCCAAACTGGATAATATCCTTGGAAGTATAGCCCCTGAGAAGTGGCAGAAAATACGTTTGGGTGTACAGGAAATGGAAGTTACTGACCTATCCGACTACAAACCTTTCGGTAAAGACAGGTCTTACAGGCTGGTCATTACCAGAATCAGGCGTAAAGACGGGCAGGCAGATGTGTTTAGTGGAGATGCATTTACTTACAGGGCTATTCTGACCAATGAACATACATCGTCCAATGAAGCTGTTGTAAGGTTTTATAACGCCCGGGGTGCAAGCGAACGCTTGTTTGATGTACTCAACAATGACTTTGGCTGGTCTAAGTTGCCCTGTTCGTTCCTTGCAGAGAATACCTCCTTTATGCTTATGACGGCTATGTATGCCAATTTTTACACCTATATCATTGGAGAGTATTCCAGAAAAGTTGATTGGCTTAAGCCTACCGACAGGCTCAAGAAGTTTATCTTCAGATTTATCACTGTTTCAGCCAAGTGGATAAGAACGGGAAGAAGAGAAGTGCTCAAACTGTTCACGAGTAAGGATTACAAGCCGATTTTGAACTAA
- a CDS encoding alpha/beta hydrolase → MKTVLKILLATAIILVIVYMLGPKAKIQTLDGPYPEVPSRMIDLEAYIKSKEDTVVGLKPGNQAKIIWADSLHKSKTPYSIVYIHGFGASEMEGFPVHREVARHFNANLYLVRLPEHGIKRADAMRYLTAQKLVDEAREAYMIGKSLGDSVIVMGTSMGGALSLILASERPDMKALILYSPAIREGGDALEQFFRPWSKYLAENFVFKDGVRITPREGEKAKYWSEEYHVNGFESLAVLLRSKMNFGTFKKIKVPVFLGYYYKNNQEQDFVVSVPKMLEMYDQLGTKDNMKRKIAFPETGDHVIASSITSKDWNSVLLETINFLEKVAGVKVPDEEEEVLKEAA, encoded by the coding sequence ATGAAAACTGTACTCAAAATTTTATTGGCCACTGCCATTATCCTGGTGATCGTATACATGCTTGGCCCAAAAGCTAAAATCCAAACATTAGATGGACCTTATCCTGAGGTTCCGTCCCGAATGATTGATTTGGAAGCCTATATAAAGAGCAAAGAAGATACAGTGGTAGGATTGAAACCAGGCAACCAAGCCAAAATAATCTGGGCTGACAGCCTACATAAGAGCAAAACCCCTTATTCTATCGTATATATCCATGGGTTTGGGGCCAGTGAAATGGAGGGGTTTCCAGTCCACAGGGAAGTGGCACGGCATTTCAATGCCAACTTGTATTTGGTAAGACTTCCAGAACACGGAATAAAAAGGGCGGATGCTATGCGGTACCTGACGGCTCAAAAGCTGGTAGATGAGGCCAGGGAAGCATATATGATCGGTAAAAGCCTGGGAGACTCTGTAATAGTCATGGGCACTTCTATGGGAGGGGCATTATCCTTGATTTTGGCTTCTGAAAGGCCAGATATGAAAGCACTTATCCTTTACTCCCCGGCCATTCGTGAAGGAGGTGATGCCCTAGAGCAGTTTTTCAGACCTTGGTCAAAGTATCTTGCTGAAAATTTTGTTTTCAAAGATGGAGTCAGAATCACCCCAAGAGAAGGGGAAAAGGCCAAGTACTGGTCAGAAGAATACCATGTCAACGGATTTGAGAGCTTGGCAGTCTTGCTTCGGAGCAAGATGAATTTTGGAACATTTAAAAAAATCAAAGTTCCGGTATTTCTAGGCTATTACTATAAAAACAATCAGGAGCAGGACTTTGTAGTCTCTGTTCCAAAAATGCTTGAAATGTATGATCAATTAGGCACAAAAGACAACATGAAAAGAAAAATAGCCTTTCCCGAAACAGGGGATCATGTCATTGCTTCCAGCATCACTTCCAAAGATTGGAATTCCGTCTTACTAGAAACAATAAACTTTCTGGAAAAAGTAGCAGGTGTGAAAGTTCCGGATGAGGAAGAGGAAGTCTTAAAAGAAGCTGCTTAA
- a CDS encoding DUF1684 domain-containing protein, which translates to MKNIHLLSILCSLIFLSCNSKQKNISVEEHLMEVNDWHEKQMVSLRSETGWLNLIGLYWLKEGLNSFGSGHQVDLKLESDQFPEEIGQFELIEGKVFFTPSQKGITSNSGEIMDRVLIFDSENGIAEALSFRSLHWAIIKRSDAYGLRLRDFEAEAVKKFEGVERFPVNLEWRIIADFVPYSPPKDIMITNVIGQTTPNPSPGYLQFEVGGKTYKIDALGSEEDEELFLIFADATSGGETYGGGRYMYVKKADASGKIILDFNKAYNPPCVYTPHATCPLPPRQNILDLAITAGHKNFGDH; encoded by the coding sequence ATGAAAAATATTCACCTTTTGTCCATCCTTTGCAGTCTGATTTTCTTGTCCTGCAATTCTAAGCAAAAAAATATCAGTGTAGAGGAGCACTTAATGGAGGTCAATGACTGGCACGAAAAACAAATGGTTTCACTTCGTTCAGAAACCGGCTGGTTGAACCTCATAGGGCTTTACTGGCTGAAAGAGGGTTTGAATTCCTTTGGATCGGGACATCAAGTCGACTTGAAATTGGAATCGGATCAATTCCCAGAAGAAATAGGGCAATTTGAACTGATTGAGGGGAAAGTTTTTTTTACGCCTTCCCAAAAAGGAATAACATCCAATTCAGGAGAAATAATGGATAGGGTTTTGATTTTTGATAGTGAAAATGGAATTGCGGAAGCGCTCAGTTTTCGAAGTTTACACTGGGCAATTATAAAAAGGTCAGACGCTTATGGCCTAAGATTAAGAGACTTTGAGGCTGAAGCAGTCAAAAAGTTTGAAGGGGTGGAGCGTTTCCCTGTCAATTTGGAATGGAGAATCATTGCAGATTTTGTGCCTTATTCTCCTCCCAAGGACATCATGATCACCAATGTTATTGGTCAGACTACTCCAAATCCTTCTCCGGGCTATCTTCAGTTTGAGGTTGGTGGCAAAACTTATAAAATAGATGCATTGGGCAGTGAGGAGGATGAGGAGTTGTTCTTGATTTTCGCAGATGCCACCAGTGGAGGAGAAACTTATGGTGGAGGCCGCTACATGTATGTGAAAAAAGCAGATGCTTCAGGAAAAATCATCCTGGATTTCAACAAAGCTTATAATCCTCCATGTGTTTATACGCCCCATGCCACCTGTCCGCTTCCGCCAAGGCAGAATATTTTGGACTTAGCCATCACAGCAGGCCATAAAAATTTTGGAGACCATTAA
- a CDS encoding 3-keto-disaccharide hydrolase has translation MKNLLLLLLIFLIHTHVSAQMGVGAKKPAKAQMLFDGSKEMLHEKWTYWKGPRLKAELPIKWQIVKDPVDEGFAMNSNDPAAAGGLYGAADIVTKQEFRDFRLHVEFLVQNEGGNSGVYLQNRYEIQILDGDYGLHGMAAIINEHLPTVQAYNGTGKWNAYDIMFRAARFKNGQLTEKARVTVYFNGQKIHEDKEIQQVWGGPNSGLDGGNDGGKGITDLPGGIKLQAEGHDVLYRNIWIREMKLNKKSTDFR, from the coding sequence ATGAAAAATTTACTCCTTCTTCTACTGATCTTTCTTATTCATACACATGTTTCTGCCCAAATGGGTGTTGGGGCCAAAAAACCCGCAAAGGCCCAAATGCTGTTTGATGGCAGCAAAGAAATGCTCCATGAAAAATGGACTTATTGGAAAGGTCCAAGATTAAAAGCGGAATTACCTATAAAATGGCAGATTGTTAAAGACCCTGTGGATGAAGGTTTTGCCATGAACAGTAATGACCCGGCTGCTGCCGGTGGTTTATATGGGGCAGCCGATATAGTTACCAAACAAGAATTTCGAGACTTTAGACTTCATGTGGAGTTTTTGGTTCAAAATGAAGGGGGAAATTCCGGAGTTTACCTTCAAAACAGGTATGAGATACAGATTTTGGATGGAGATTACGGTTTGCATGGTATGGCCGCCATTATCAACGAACACCTTCCTACTGTACAGGCCTACAATGGAACAGGAAAATGGAATGCCTATGATATCATGTTCAGAGCCGCAAGGTTTAAAAATGGACAGCTGACTGAAAAAGCAAGGGTCACTGTATATTTTAATGGTCAAAAGATCCATGAGGATAAAGAAATCCAACAGGTATGGGGGGGACCTAATTCAGGACTTGATGGCGGAAATGATGGAGGTAAAGGAATAACAGACCTTCCGGGAGGGATCAAGCTTCAGGCTGAAGGTCATGATGTACTCTACAGGAACATTTGGATCAGGGAAATGAAGCTCAATAAAAAATCTACCGATTTCCGATAA